The segment TGGCACAATAGCCGAAATCAGTTGGACCGAACCGTTGAAGAACCGAGACCAGCTTCCGTTTGCTGGATGCCAGCCTCCGCTAAACCACGCTGGCGTAAGCAGCACAACTTTAAAGTACTCTGGAAGCTGATCAGGTGGAGCGGGTATCGCATCAAGCAAGTTATCCAGTAGGCAGTAATAGGCTGCCCGCGCCTCCCCGCCTAACTGGATAATTCCCTTTTTGGGCCCGAAATCCCCTGGCTCTATTCCATCCACACGCACCCACAGCGCCACCTCATCTTTGAGCCGCAAAAACTCCGCTATATACAGATGTCCTTCCCGTGTGGTGCGGCGTCCACGCTCTATTGCAATGCCTATACGAGGCTCTCGGACAACGAACTCTTCTTCACACAACACGCGCTGCGGCGCCTGACCGCTCAGGTAACGTTGGAAATCTTCTGCGCTAATCCAGCCACGCGCTTCTTTAAGACGGTCAATGGTTCGTATCCAGGAAAGCAGCAAATTATCTGATAAATTGGTCTTATACGAAAGCTCGTTACCTTTCAAAGGCTTCAGTAGCGTATAGCGGCTACCTTCTTCCTTTAGTACATCAGCTGGCGCAGGAAAGTAAAGCGTCCAATTCTCACTTTTCTTGCGAACCAGAAGTGGACCTCGCAAGCGCAGACTCCCATAATCCTGGCCCGGCACGCCAATTTTCTGATGCAATTGCTGGGCTTGTGGCGAAGGATTTGAGCTCGCATAATCAGCCGGGCTTACGCCGCTTGAAAAAAGCATCCGTGCCCGAATTGCGCCCTGTATGGTAAAAGGTGTAGGCGGGAAGAGACTGCGTGCACGCGTATCTTCCCCCGCCGTAAAGGGTCTGCCGTCGCGAAAGAGCAACACGTCGTGCGGCTCGATCAAAAGATCAAAGCTCATTGCTTACCTCCCCGGACGATGAATGAGCACACCAGGAGCCATTGGGCTACCTCTTCAAGTCCTATTCTTTTGATCTCTTGCATGGCTCTTCCTCCGTTTTTTGGCCATTGGGCTACCATTCCCTGCGCTAATCGCATCAGCTTATCTGACCAATCTTCGGCCAGCCTTTTTTTCTCCTCCTGGCTCAAGCTTTCACCAGCCTGGCGCCTAATAAGGCGCCGAAGTTCTGCTTTTTGCGCTTCTTCAGGTACACCACAAAGCGTTCGGGCCACAGCGTGCACAGCATAAGGAAATCTACCGCTCAGTTGCTCTTTTTCAAGCAGCTCACAAAAGGCTATAAAGTCACCAACAGCATCGGGTACCCCGTCATAAAACCATTTTGTCCCGACAGAAAGCGCTTCGCCAGAGCGCTTGAGCACTTCGATAGCAAGGGCATTGCGCTCCCAAACCTGTTTGGCACGGTGTTCGGCGCGGCGAGCAGCCTGGAGCGCCA is part of the Rhodothermus profundi genome and harbors:
- the cmr3 gene encoding type III-B CRISPR module-associated protein Cmr3, which encodes MSFDLLIEPHDVLLFRDGRPFTAGEDTRARSLFPPTPFTIQGAIRARMLFSSGVSPADYASSNPSPQAQQLHQKIGVPGQDYGSLRLRGPLLVRKKSENWTLYFPAPADVLKEEGSRYTLLKPLKGNELSYKTNLSDNLLLSWIRTIDRLKEARGWISAEDFQRYLSGQAPQRVLCEEEFVVREPRIGIAIERGRRTTREGHLYIAEFLRLKDEVALWVRVDGIEPGDFGPKKGIIQLGGEARAAYYCLLDNLLDAIPAPPDQLPEYFKVVLLTPAWFSGGWHPANGSWSRFFNGSVQLISAIVPRYQSIGGAYVDDRRRRTNFQKPMRRFVPAGSVFFFKCNDTVTWNGNPFTETPAGEGDFGQIGFGFCAIGSWNYA